The genomic stretch TGTAGCGGACTAATACTAATAGCTCGAGGACTTATCCAAAAAAGAAACGAGTCAATATTGACAGCGAGTCGGTTTCTTGTTAGAATATATAGGTATTCAATTTTGATTGGATAATCAATCATAGTTAAGTGACGATAGCCTAGGAGATACACCTGTTCCCATGCCGAACACAGAAGTTAAGCCCTAGCACGCCTGATGTAGTTGGGGGTTGCCCCCTGTTAGATATGGTAGTCGCTTAGCATTTATCCGCCATAGCTCAGTTGGTAGTAGCGCATGACTGTTAATCATGATGTCGTAGGTTCGAGTCCTACTGGCGGAGTTTAAAAGCGGTAGACGGAGAGCAACTCAGATGAGTTGCTTTTTTTGTGCATTCATTTGGACATTTTTGTCATGTTCCTTTTTCCTAATTCTTTTTATAATAAGAGTACCTTAACATAAAAAAGGACAAAGGAGATCGTAACAGTGGATTTTGAACGCTATTTTCAAACGGTTAAACCAATTATTTTAAAATTACGCCGTCATTATTTTGTCAAACTTTGGGATTATGAAGATTGGATTCAAGAAGGTCGAATTGTTTTCTTTCAACTCTTAGAGGAACAGCCAGACCTCTTAATTAATGAAGGCAAACGCTATAGCTACTTTAAAACAAAATTTTCTAACCATGTTAAAGATATTATCCGCCATCAGGAATCCTTTAAGAGGAAATTTAATCGTATGCCTTATGAAGAAATTGGTGATATTAGTCACTGTGTGCCCCAGGTATCTTTCTTTGAAGTCGCAGATTACGTGGCTTATCAGGATAGCTTAGCACGTTTACGAAGAACATTGGGAAGAGAAGACCGACTAAAGTTGGAAAAAGTGATTCGTGGGGAACGTTTTGAAGGGAAGAAAGCCTTTTTAAAAAGCATTGAACCGTATTTCTCAGATTTTAGACCATAAGAAAAGACCAGAGGATTCTGGCCTTTTTACTTACTCTTCTGCCCGGAAGAAAAATCCAATTTTAGACCTAAAACATGAATATTTGTTTTAAATATTCTAAAATAATTCGTTATTAGCGAATTATTTTGCTAATTAAATGGAATTTTTCAGAAAATTGTGGTAAAATTGAACAAATATTAGTTTTGGAGGCTTCTCATGAAAGCAATTATTACTGTTGTCGGAAAAGATAAAGCAGGTATTGTAGCAGGTGTTTCAGCAAAAATTGCTGAGTTTGGTTTGAATATTGATGATATTTCTCAAACTGTTTTGGATGATTTTTTCACAATGATGGCTGTTGTTTCATCTGATGAAAAACAAGATTTCACAAAATTACGCTCTGAATTTGAAGCTTATGGGGACACGCTTAACGTCAAAATTAACATTCAAAGCGCAGCGATTTTTGACGCTATGTACAATATTTAAGGAGGCTAGCTGTGGATATTAGACAAGTTACTGAAACAATTGCAATGATTGAAGAGCAAAATTTCGATGTTCGTACTATTACGATGGGAATTTCTCTTCTTGATTGTATCGATCCTGATATTAATAAAGCTGCTGATAAAATTTATAAAAAAGTAGTCGAAAAAGCTGGTTCTCTTGTTGAAGTTGGAGATGAAATTGCTGCTGAGCTTGGTATTCCAATTGTAAATAAACGTGTTTCAGTTACACCAATTTCAATTATTGGTGCTGCAACTGATGCGACAGACTATCTTCCACTTGCACATGCTTTAGATAAAGCTGCACATGAAATTGGTATTGATTTCATCGGTGGTTTTTCTGCATTGGTTCAAAAAGGTTACCAAAAAGGCGATGAAATCTTGATTAATTCAATTCCTCGTGCACTTGCTGAGACTGAAAAAGTATGTTCATCAGTAAATATTGGTTCAACAAAATCTGGTATCAATATGACTGCTGTTGCTGACATGGGACGTGTGATTAAAGAAACTGCTCAATTGTCTGATTTAGGCGCTGCGAAATTAGTTGTGTTTGCCAATGCGGTTGAGGATAATCCTTTCATGGCTGGTGCTTTCCATGGTGTTGGTGAAGCGGATGTTGTCATTAATGTCGGTGTTTCTGGTCCTGGTGTTGTCAAACGTGCTCTTGAAAAAGTTCGCGGTGAAAGCTTCGATGTTGTTGCAGAAACTGTTAAGAAAACAGCCTTCAAAATTACTCGTATCGGTCAATTAGTTGGTCAAATGGCTAGTGAACGTTTAGGGGTTAAATTTGGTATTGTTGACCTTTCACTTGCTCCTACACCAGCTGTTGGGGATTCTGTCGCTCGTGTTCTTGAAGAAATGGGACTTGAAGCAGTTGGTACTCACGGTACAACTGCAGCACTTGCGCTTTTGAATGACCAAGTTAAAAAAGGTGGAATCATGGCTTGTAACCAAGTCGGTGGTCTATCAGGTGCTTTCATTCCAGTTTCTGAAGATGAAGGAATGATTGCTGCTGTTCAAAATGGTTCTCTTAATTTAGAAAAACTTGAAGCTATGACAGCTATCTGTTCAGTTGGTTTGGATATGATTGCTATTCCTGAGGATACTCCGCACGAAACAATTGCTGCTATGATTGCTGATGAAGCTGCTATTGGTGTTATTAATCAAAAAACAACAGCTGTTCGTATCATTCCTAAAGGTAAAGAAGGCGATATGATTGAATTTGGTGGACTTCTTGGTGCTGCACCAGTGATGCGTGTTAACCATAATTCGTCTGCTGATTTCATTCACCGTGGAGGTCAAATTCCTGCGCCTGTCCATAGCTTTAAAAACTAATCTGTTAATCATTTTTAGTCATAAAATATCTAGGGTGAAAGTAATTTTTGCCCTAGATTTTTGTTTGAAATCCGTCTTTAAAAACTTGTCTTTTTCCTAATTAAGATTGTGTTTTGGACGAAGGAGCAAAGCGAAAAATATGTTATAATAAAGTGGCATTAAAGTCTTAAATTACTATTTATTTTGTTATCACTATTTCTGTTTGTTTCTAGTTTATAGGAGGAAGCCAATGGTAAAAACAAGGTTGTATATTGCTCGTCATGGTAAGACAATGTTTAACACAATCGGTCGTGCACAGGGTTGGAGTGATACTCCGTTGACTGCTGAGGGTGAACGTGGTATTCAGGAACTTGGTGTTGGCTTAAAGGCTGCGGGTTTGACATTTAAGGAAGCTTTTTCAAGTGATAGTGGGCGGACTTTGCAAACAATGGAAATTATATTGCGAGAATGTCAGCAAGAGGATATTACTTACACGCGTGATAAACGTATTCGTGAGTGGTGCTTTGGTAGTCTAGATGGAGGATATGACGGTGAGCTCTTCAACGGTGTTCTTCCTCGAGTTTTTGATAAGGATATGACAAAGCTGTCTTACGAAGAATTAGCCAAGGGCATTTACAAAGTTGATACTGCTGGTTGGGCTGAAACTTGGGAAGAGCTAAGTAGTCGGATTTTAGAAGGTTTTACTGCTATTGCTAAAAAGATTGAAGCATCAGGCGGCGGCAATGCCATTGTAGTGAGTCATGGTATGACTATTGGTACATTTTTGTGGTTAATTGACCCTACGACACCAAGAGGTCTTGGACTAGATAATGGTAGTGTAACAGTTGTTAGTTTTGAGAATGGCAAATTTATTATTGAATCGATTGGAGATGTTAGTTATCGTCTCAAAGGTCGACAATTATTAGAAGAAAGAAAAGATGAGAAAAAAGCGTAGTTTACCAACCTTAATATTAGGGTTATTAGTTATTATCATTTTTATTGTTGGAATTTTTGTTTTCGTTCAAGGAAATCGATTGACGTTAAAGGAAAATGCAAGAAATGCTTCTACTTCGGTGAGTCAAAGTTCATCAGCTAAGTCCTCTTCAGTAGCTGCTAAGAAAAAAGTAGCGAATTTACCTGATGTTTCAACCAAAGATTGGCAATTGGTCTTGGTAAATCGTGACCACATCACGCCAGAAATGAATCCTGATTTGACGCAGATTGATAATATTACGGTTGATTCACGTATTGCTGATGATGCTCGTAATTTCTTGGCTGCAGCGCAAGCTATTGACGCTAGTGAACACTTGATTTCTGGTTACCGAAGCGTTGCGTACCAGGAAGAATTGTTTAATTCATATGTATCGCAGGAAATGGCTGCTGATCCAAGTTTGACACAGTCTGCGGCAGAAGATTTGGTTAAGACGTATTCACAACCGGCTGGGGCTAGTGAACACCAAACTGGTTTAGCCATGGATATGAGTACTGTTAATTACCTCAATCAAAGTGATGTTGATGTTGTGGAAAAAGTAAAAGCTATTGCACCTGAATATGGATTTGTTCTTCGTTTTCCAAAAGGAAAAAGTGAGTCAACAGGTGTTGATTATGAAGATTGGCACTTCCGTTATGTTGGTAAAGAATCAGCAAAATACATGACTGATAATAATCTTAGCCTTGAAGAATACATTGCTTTGTTGAAGGAGAATAAACGATGAAATCTCGATTCTCTTTTGTTCAATTTCTTGTATTTTTGGCTGTTTTGGTTCTAGGTATTTTTTCACCGCTATATGCTCACCGAGCAACACCTAGTGCAAATAAAACAGAAAAAGTTTCCTATAATAAGTCGGAATTTTTTGCTGACATTGCACCAGCGGTTCAAGAAGTGGCAGAAGCTTATGGCGTGCGTCCGTCATTGGTGATGGCACAAGCAGCGTTAGAATCTGATTATGGTCAAAATTTGCTAGCTGTAAAATATCATAATCTCTTTGCTGTTTTTGCGCAGCCAGGAAATAAACCTGTGACTTTGAAATACAAACGTTATTTTGTCAATGAGTGGCAAACTGAAATTGGCCAATTTGCTGTTTATAAATCTTGGGATGATGCTATCTATGATTATTTTGCTTTACTGAAGTCAGGTAAAATTCGTAATAGCGAAGGTGCTTATGACGTTATGGTTTCTAACAAAGGGTACAAGAAACCAGCACAAGCACTGCAAGATATGGGCTTTAGTTCAGACCCCAATTATGCGAGTAAATTGATTGCTATTATTGAAGAAAATGACTTAACAACATATGATAAATAAGGAATTAGCACTCTAGTAAAAAGAGTGCTAATTTTTTATGCTTTTTCCTTGACACTGCTTTTTAGAGGAGTATAATAGAATTATAAATTAGCAGTCGAGGTAAATGAGTGCTAAAAGTTGAAAGGGGCGAGGTTATGATAACACAACGTCAA from Streptococcus ruminicola encodes the following:
- a CDS encoding histidine phosphatase family protein; translated protein: MVKTRLYIARHGKTMFNTIGRAQGWSDTPLTAEGERGIQELGVGLKAAGLTFKEAFSSDSGRTLQTMEIILRECQQEDITYTRDKRIREWCFGSLDGGYDGELFNGVLPRVFDKDMTKLSYEELAKGIYKVDTAGWAETWEELSSRILEGFTAIAKKIEASGGGNAIVVSHGMTIGTFLWLIDPTTPRGLGLDNGSVTVVSFENGKFIIESIGDVSYRLKGRQLLEERKDEKKA
- a CDS encoding glycoside hydrolase family 73 protein → MKSRFSFVQFLVFLAVLVLGIFSPLYAHRATPSANKTEKVSYNKSEFFADIAPAVQEVAEAYGVRPSLVMAQAALESDYGQNLLAVKYHNLFAVFAQPGNKPVTLKYKRYFVNEWQTEIGQFAVYKSWDDAIYDYFALLKSGKIRNSEGAYDVMVSNKGYKKPAQALQDMGFSSDPNYASKLIAIIEENDLTTYDK
- a CDS encoding ACT domain-containing protein gives rise to the protein MKAIITVVGKDKAGIVAGVSAKIAEFGLNIDDISQTVLDDFFTMMAVVSSDEKQDFTKLRSEFEAYGDTLNVKINIQSAAIFDAMYNI
- a CDS encoding M15 family metallopeptidase, whose translation is MRKKRSLPTLILGLLVIIIFIVGIFVFVQGNRLTLKENARNASTSVSQSSSAKSSSVAAKKKVANLPDVSTKDWQLVLVNRDHITPEMNPDLTQIDNITVDSRIADDARNFLAAAQAIDASEHLISGYRSVAYQEELFNSYVSQEMAADPSLTQSAAEDLVKTYSQPAGASEHQTGLAMDMSTVNYLNQSDVDVVEKVKAIAPEYGFVLRFPKGKSESTGVDYEDWHFRYVGKESAKYMTDNNLSLEEYIALLKENKR
- a CDS encoding sigma-70 family RNA polymerase sigma factor, coding for MDFERYFQTVKPIILKLRRHYFVKLWDYEDWIQEGRIVFFQLLEEQPDLLINEGKRYSYFKTKFSNHVKDIIRHQESFKRKFNRMPYEEIGDISHCVPQVSFFEVADYVAYQDSLARLRRTLGREDRLKLEKVIRGERFEGKKAFLKSIEPYFSDFRP
- a CDS encoding PFL family protein; the protein is MDIRQVTETIAMIEEQNFDVRTITMGISLLDCIDPDINKAADKIYKKVVEKAGSLVEVGDEIAAELGIPIVNKRVSVTPISIIGAATDATDYLPLAHALDKAAHEIGIDFIGGFSALVQKGYQKGDEILINSIPRALAETEKVCSSVNIGSTKSGINMTAVADMGRVIKETAQLSDLGAAKLVVFANAVEDNPFMAGAFHGVGEADVVINVGVSGPGVVKRALEKVRGESFDVVAETVKKTAFKITRIGQLVGQMASERLGVKFGIVDLSLAPTPAVGDSVARVLEEMGLEAVGTHGTTAALALLNDQVKKGGIMACNQVGGLSGAFIPVSEDEGMIAAVQNGSLNLEKLEAMTAICSVGLDMIAIPEDTPHETIAAMIADEAAIGVINQKTTAVRIIPKGKEGDMIEFGGLLGAAPVMRVNHNSSADFIHRGGQIPAPVHSFKN